From the Vulpes vulpes isolate BD-2025 chromosome 15, VulVul3, whole genome shotgun sequence genome, the window TGTATTTTATTCACTGCAATAAGGGAGAATTTGGcctacaaatatattttgttagaaaattcttatattttcacCTTTAATGCTGTGAAAATAGCACGTATACTTCTGATTGgtttagtattatattttttattcatttttgacaGATAAAATAACACAAGAAGATATTGAAGGCATTCTACAGAAATTTACTGGGAATATAATGCAGGTACCTCCCCTGTAAGTTCAAttattgaatttgaataaatgtttaatttttattttttagtgtttattaACATcactttaatgagaaaaaaagagggctTCATTTTATGTATAGTGAGGCATGTTTTAATCTGACAACATACGATCAAGTCAAGGTGAGCCTTATTTAGACAGGTTGCAGAACTTCAGCACTCTCTGAGGTAGTGGAATGTGGTTTTCTCTGTCCCTGGATGTTGCCACAGCCTGACATCTATGCTATTCCAGTGTTTATTGGTTTTTTTGATTCTGTGTGTATACCTCAGGGCAGTTCTGGAATGCAGAAATGTCAGTTTTCCTGGAATTGCTGTGAAGGAACCAGTCCAGTCTAGTACTGGTGTCGGAGCTGTGATTTATAGTCCAGTTGGTACTTTTCTTTAGGTGTGAGGACCATTTTTTAGGCCAGGAGTCTTATGCTTCACAATTCTCTGCaacaaatgaaacagatgaaagttagaatttattaaaagttttagaATATTGAGTACCACTGAACCATATTTTTTGTGCACATCCCCATTTCAAGtagcttgctttttatttttaaaaaatggctgaaTTGTTATAAGATGTTAGGAGAAGTTACTGATGTTCTTTTAGAATTtagtaattatttcttaaattttttttttttttaagaaggcccCACGCCCAGCGTagggcccagtgtggggcttgaattcatgaccctgagatcaagacctgagctgagatcaggagtcagatacttaactcgtgagccacccaggtgtccctagaatttagtatttatgttttactataaaatctttatttttttcaagaacacTGGAATATGTAAAGAGAAATATGTCTTCAAAGTTTTGCCtcaaatgaaagtcaaaaaatTTTGCAGAATATGAGCAAATGTTATTTTTTCGATCATTATTGTTAAAATAGCTTAAACATTTATATCTATAAGAGCAGTTTTAGAAATTTCTTCTGTTGATTATTCCAAGGATTTTGTGGTCTAATAAAATCTTATCACACAAAGCTAAGATCTGTTAAGCagattatttgcttatttgcattttagaaatattttggtaACTTTTATGTGAAAATGATTATTATTGTAATGAAGGTTGTTTCAGGGAAATATAGCTGAGACCATTGTGACCAGAGGCcttgtgccctttttttttttttttttttttttgccttgtgcCCTTAACCCAGAACCAGGACCAGTGAACATATGAAGAGACCATCTCCAGAGAGAAGGTTAACGTGTAAAATTGACAATATTATTCATTGGGTAGCAGATTGAGCTTTAGCTTTAAAAGTATTTAGGAACTCCATCCCTGGCACTGTTAAGGAGTtgattagaaggaaaaaatagtttgtattttagaaagattcaaTTTAAGAGCTGCTGgtcctcctttctttccatccCGTAATCTGGAGTTaatctctctcattctttcttaatcttttcctgctccttcattccttctctccctcccttatCTTGCAAGCTATTCTGCATTAAAGAAAGATGGACAGAGACTTTCAACCTTGATGAAGAGAGGTGAAGTAGTAGAAGCAAAACCTGCCAGGCCTGTTACCGTATACAGTCTCTCCCTTCAAAAATTCCAGCCACCATTTTTCACATTAGGTAAGGTGGAAAACTTTGAAATCATTTGTAGTTACATGTACTTTTATTCTGCATTTGGctacttttgtgtattttaatggATTCCTAGTATATTGGggatttttaacatttgaatttaagtaaagttagggtttattattttaatggattCCTACTATATTGGAGATTTTTAACCTTAAGTAAGGTTAGGCTTTATTAATACCTTTAATACTGATAGCTACATGGAAGTTcagaaatgtttttctaaataggctgaatttttaatatattataaataaataaaatctttaaaaatctatatatcatattataAAGTTGGAGGTAAATACTTTCAGTCTCTAATGGCAAAGAGTGAGGGGTATATACTgtcaaaattttacattttgtgttttattatctTATGGATGCTTATTCCCTCATTTTGGCTAATACCTGGTAGtttatatttggttttaaaatttaaattaatttgtccttttaaaatagagcatttttagtttttggaTAAGAAACTCCTAAGAGTAGAGTGATTATTTCTCCCCCTTCTTTGTTAACCTGCAAGTTACTGCTAAAGATCCTGACAATATGGAAATAATGGGTAAGACAGAAATGTATTCTTGGACGTGTGGTAAATTTTAATTCAggttattaatttgaatttatctataaatctatatttgatataaatttaaaaaccaaaaggtTTGTTTCTATTGTTTGGAAATTTTATGATCTCCTAGTTGCAGAAAATAGTAGTTGAAGTCATGATCATATATGAGCTATGAAGAATCAAAAGCTGTAGCTCTTTTAGAATCTCAGGCTTCTTTAAACTGATCTGCTCTTAATTTCACAGTACCTACTAAATAGGATTccctttagaaataatttcataaaacttttttccccttttgttgcTTTGACATACTAACAAATGGATATAAAGTTCCTAAAGAATGTGGTTTTTGTacagttaaaaaacaaagtcaCTTCTTTCCTTTAGTGTCCTGATTctaaaacatttgacaaataatgaggaaaaacatACTAAAAATGCTTCATTTCATGAAAATGCAGCAGCTAGGTTGGTGCAGTAGATATTACCTGTGAAAGAGAAACTGGAGTTTTTCCAGTTTCCAACAATAAATTGTAAATACTTATTTTGTCCGCTGGAGGTTGTAATAGGCCAGAAGAGTTGTCTGTTCACTAAAGTCAAATATAGTCCAAGAATGTTTACATTCCTGCTTTGATCCTAGTGCTCGTATTTTATCTCAGCAGTGGCCCCCAACCTTGAgctgatgggggaaaaaaagaattaaaatcccCAGGTTGTGAGTTTTGGTTAATTCCTTCAAGTGGCTTTATTTGTGTGATAAGACGGTAAGCAGCAGGAGTGTAGTCCCTTTGTTTGGAAATTCAGGATATCTTGTGGATGAATGAAAATAGTCCAGAGCCTTGCTCTTAACCGATAAACGGTAATATACTGTGTTAAGATGTTTAGATCTGCATTCAGTCTGGAACATTGtgtaattttagttattttgtgatttctttagGAATATTTCTAAGGGAATGTACAAATAGACTGAACTCTCCATTTACTGTATTTTCCCAAACATAATTACTGTCCCTATGATAAGGGGTTTTTGTTTGATGTATTTTTTGAGTGTGTAaatctgaaaatatcttaaaaatctaCAACTCTTGATAGCAAAGCTGAGGTGTCCAACTATTTAAGCCCAATTAAGTGAACAAAGTGtagaaatctgaaaatattttttaaatgtacagctcATAATAGCAAACCTGAGATTTCTAACTATTTAAAACCTATTAAATGAACAAGGCTGAAGTATTAATGTTGGTGTGACTTGCCagttaatttaaaatgtgttcatgAGTTTCTGCTGTTTGCTTTCTCCACACTCTGACTTTTCAATCTCACAAACACATATGCTATTGGATGAATAATTTATGTTTTAGCgcataaatattttatcactcGATTGTTTGCATAgtgcatttttacatttgtttaggGGCATCATTTCTATGTAAAGTGGATTTCATAGGAGGTTAGCAATTTACCATGTCACTGTTAACATTCCAGATGTTGAATGTGGAGGAGGTTTTTATATCAGAAGCTTGGTCAGTGACATTGGCAAAGGTAAGCATAAAGATGAATTATGAATTATCATTTAGAGAGTAATATTCCTTTTTGATGGGAAGAGGGAATTTTCTATTTTTCGTATGTCTGAGTGCTGGCCTTAGGGAACTGTACTCTTGCTGCCTTCAGCTTCAGAAGCATTGAAGGTTTATGGCATACAATTATCAGCATCAGCAGCTGCCATGAAATGCTTagaacaggagagaaagagaaaaagaggagcagGAAATGATGATGGGAATAATCAGTGTAAGAATCAACAAACATTATTTcagatatattatatatgttatatatgtatataacatatatattatacatacatatatattatatatgttatatataatatgttatattatataaCAAACATTATATTCAGATATATTTCAGATTATACAAAAAAAGGGATAAGATAAAAAGACTCATCCTTTTCAAAGTTACTTTCATtgatataagtaaaaaaaaaaaaatttaactggaaGCCGCAGTCTTATAAACAGCTAGAAAGTTAcagttctggctctgccatttgctgGCAGCTGTGGCACTGGACAAGTCAGATTACCTCATCTGCAGAGGAGAGTAATAGTTACCTTATGGGCTTGCTTCATGGTTAAACGAGAAAAGTATGTGCCAGTTCCTTGTAGACTTTAAAGCAGTTTACAAGGTGAGTTGCTAAATATGATTTTGCTACTTGATCATTTCTTAATCTCAAAGCTCTTggttcttacttttattttattttattttattttattttattttattttattttattttattttatttgtttgctttggttCTTAGATTAGATTATTAGTTCTACATTTGGGGTGGTTTTGAGAGGTTTAAATCAAGATCTTCTGTCATTTGAATATGATTATGACTATGAAATCCTGAATGATTTGCCCTGTGGATTTTTGTTGTTCTAGAACTCTCTTCCTGTGCCAATGTCCTAGAGCTGACCCGAACCAAACAGGGACCATTTACACTAGAAGAGCACGCTCTGCCTGAAGACAAATGGACGATTGATGACATTGCACAGTCTCTGGAACATTGCTCATCTCTTCTTCCAGCAGAATTGgcacttaaaaaatcaaaacctgagGAATCTAATGAACAAGTTTTGAGCTGTGAATATATAACTCTCAgtgagacaaagggagaagatgATGTCATTAAGACATATTAAGATTGGTTTGGGATTGTCATCATTTCTTGGTTGACATTTGAATCCTGTGTACAGAATGACAAGCTACGTGCAAAAGAcaaccactattttttttcccgcatgattgtgtgtgtgtgtgtgtgtgtgtgtgtgtgtgaagaaaaACGTTCATCATTTACAGTTTTTATGGTGTACAATTTATCTGCTCTACATTATAAATAGCCTTGCAGTTAGTTGTTCAGTTGTTTGCCTTAATATGGAATGTTCTTTTAGGATGTTATTATGTTGTTAGATTGGATTCAGGAAAACCAGACCTTCTGATTTTGATCTTTCTTCAAAGTCTTTTCCTGGAAAAAGTTGAACACATTTTctaatcagagaaaaaaaaacacaagttacATGTTTCTTTGGTGTCACGAGAGTGAGTGTAAATTAGTGTTACATTGACTTAACTTTGGCTGCTTCGTGGCTCTGTTGTATTGAAGTTCGTTATGTTTGAAAAGGCCATTATTTAACTCATGTTCTGAAGTTTACAATtattaagaacatttattttataaggcTGTACTACCCTGGTAATAGCTATGTTTGTTTAGATCTTAGAAACCAATAAacttttgtaataaatatttgtaaataaattattgCTGCTACCACTACCAGAATGTAAATAGAAgactaaatatttaattaaattgacCTCTACCATGAGTGCAAAGGACAGCCTGTGGCTTATATTTTGGCAGCTCTGTGATCTTTTCCTAATGATTTCCTCAACACAGTCAATTGCCCTGTACCAAGTTATTAaatagcataatttttaaaaattaagctaaaGAATGTATCTtcaatttagaatttcttttccctatttcttAGTATTTGTACCTCTACAGGGCATTAATCCTCATGacactgtggggtttttttggtttttgtttttagtttgctgtttcaaattatatttatagatattgaAATAGCTGCCCTGTGTTTCCAGTTAATCACCTatgctctaaatattttaaaacagttatTCTCAAACGTTTTTATTCAAATAGCCTACTGAAAGTTCCAAGTCCCTTTTTAACATAATTCTGAAAATGTAGTCACATTACAAAATgacaaatttcacatataaggagtgcttcttcatatttttgttaCGGGAAAGCAATATATTATGTGGCCAGTCTTCAGAAATGTCTGAATCCTGCTTCATTTATTCAGATAAGTATACTTTCTAAAAGAAGAATagtttaaaatttcataatttaggAGTTTCTAGGTTTTTATGGATTGCATTTCTTGTAAAAGTAGTTGTTTGCAACCTCTAACTCAAAAATTGAAATATGTAAACTAGTGTGATTTTATTTGTAGTTAATCTAAtataaattaagtataaaaagtTACATGCTTTAGTAGATCATTTTCATCAtattggctatttatttatttatttatttatttatttatttatttatatttttattttttaagtaggctccatgccctgcatggagcttgacgtggggcttgaactcacaacctgagaccaagacctgagctgaagtcgaGAGTCAGATACTTTGACTAAACCACTCAGGTGCGCCTTGACGatataatttaaatgagaatattaaaacTAATTCTAATTATGACACACAAAACTATAAGGGAAAGACTTTGATCTCTTGATGCTGTAATATAAAATACCAAACACACAGATACAAGTTGAGAGTTTACAATTTTAATCACATATCATGCCCTGCAGTTTGTATCAACCAGAGTGGCAGTGGCTGCCCCTGCCTGCTGGAGCAGCACAGCTTCTCATTTGTTACGTCTGCATGCATTGCCAATTAAGGTCCAAATAGAGGAACATTCAAGTTTTAGAGAGCAACTGGGGCATCTGTGCCCTATTTCTCCACTTAAAAATTGACATATATAATTTGCCAACggaaaataatagatattttatctttttttatatttacaacaCTGAAGGAAATTTTGCCAAGTGGAAAAATTACCCATAATCCTTACCTTCCTGATGCAGTGACTTCAGAGCTTTAATTTAGTATTCCTGtcttcccatttttttgtttACCTAGTTACAGTCTTAaggcatttatattttctaattgactgtgttttcatttcatattatCAGACTATATTTCTGTTtagttttggtaattattttaatcatattaCTTCATGTTCAGTTTATTTGAGCCATTTCCCTATTGCTGAGCACTTacgttattttcagttttcttagatCAATTCCTGGGAATGGGATTATTAAGGGGAATAACAAGAACAGCTTTATGGCTCTTCATATGTTTGCCTTATTGTTTTCCCAGAGTTATAACATTTTATAGTGGCACCCTTTCAGTATACAGCTCATTAAAAGTTTACAGCTTTGGGTGGGGGTTTTATATGTTGTTGCTAATTTAGTAAGAATAATTTAGTAAGAATAATGGTTCAAGACTGCTCTTGCTTTTGTGTGACTTTTTCATATACTTTGttcatttatagaaataaatgtcttaatGGTTTCTTTATACATTTGTGTGAGTTATTTATGCAGTAAATACTTGGTAGAAGTATTTTCATGgcctgttgtctttttttaaagattttatttatttatttgagaggagagacagacatagagcatgagcagagagaggctcagggggagagggagaagcagactccctgctgagcagggagcctgatgcaggacttgatcccaggaccctgactgagatcatgacctgagcagaaggcagacgcttaactgactgagccacccaggcacccctggcctgttgtctttttaattttcatttcattttcattttttgctaaCTAAATTTGCTAATTAATTTTAGTAACTGTACCTCTTTTATAGTTGTCAGATTTATGAATATGaatggttaaaattttttaaccCTAAAATATTCCTGGCATAAACAACTAAAACTGATACATATGCTCTGAAAGGTTCAAGACTCCttgataaaacattttttgtcTTCCAAGAGTCCATTATTTAAGTAccgttttgtttttttcattatgtagTTCTAGGCTGAAAGTTTAATGATATGATAAAGTTCTGTTTTGATTGTAAGAAGAACTTCCTGAAAATGTTTCAACTTGGAATATACTAAATCACTTAAGTTTTACACTTTagattttttatgtttctgaaaaaaaaattttttaaagattttatttatttattcatgagagacacagagagggagaggcagagacacaggcagagggaggagcaggctccctgcagggaacctgatgtgggactccagaatcacaccctgggccgaaggcaggtgctaaaccgctgagccacccagagatccgcagtttctgaaaaatatttttgtcttaaaagtCATCAAAGGTGATCCTAGGATTGTTTtacttatgattttaaaattcatcagcattaaaataataatagactTTACTAATTCAAAATTATAGAATTTGAATAAGGGCTAacctcacattttccttttttttttttttaacctcacatACATTTTTCTATACTGACTAGATCTTTCATTCTTAAATACTTGAATTAATACAGGCTACTAATCCATcatcagaaataatttattttgaaaaaaaaataaagggtactTTATATCAGTTCTTCAGTACATTTTATACTCCTGACCAGGTTGAAATTTGCATTAGACTGACAGTGGGCTCTTAGAGGTTCATTTAGATAGTGAGTTGTTCtatttcaaaggaagaaagtaaTTTACCTTCTGTCATTATGTATATAATAGAGAAAATGTAATTCACAAagcactttaaaatgttaaaaatttaaatagaagtatATAATAGAAGCTTAAATATTGAAATCATTATGATGGCCTTGTAGTCAAATCTGTAGAAGACTTGTGTTGAAACTATTCCTTTACAGTATGTGTGGGCAGCCCTAGTCTGGCCTAATCATTAAGTACCATTTGTTAAACACTTATTATGTGACATTTGAATCAGTAATGCCTTCATATTTTCAATTTGAGTTAAATTCTATGAACAGGAATATTTCAGATTGCTGCTATAAGTAAGTGGTGATACCAGCAGGAAAGCTAAAGTCAGAAATGACTATTTTGCTTGTCTTATCCATGACTCctaaaatataacatattaagATCATTTCTGTCTCTGCTGCTAATGAACTTTTTCATCCAGGCaaatcacttcaattttcttatctttgaaaCAAAGGGTGGACTAGTCTATCTCTAAGAACTTACCCAGCTCTACAGTAGGAGGCTTCTGAGTACAAAACAAACGTATGTTTCTTCTGTTCAGAAGCTCGTTCCTAATAACCTGAATTTTCATGTTGTTCATCAAATTCCCATTCTTTGTCTCTTTGAATATAGCATCTCTTCCATCCAGTTGTCATATTAGATTTATGTCttacattcttattttgttttatgtgtctaattactctttcatattttctatctaTCCCTCTGTGCTGTAGCTAGGGGATTTGCTTTGAATCTTTTCCAGATAGTGAATTCCTTCTGCTATTTTAGTTTACTGTTTACCTATATATTCACTTTAATGAATATTGTGTTTTTAGAAAATTTCTAGAATATCACCGTTTTCCCCCCCAAAATCCCTCATGTGTTGTTCTTTCATCAGATATtagtttacatatatatttaaatatagtttaaacATGTGGGGGTTTTTCACTTACACTGATAATATGTATACAGAAAATCGCATATACAATAAATGTATAGTCTaataaattttcacaaagtgaagaCACGTGTAACCAGCAACCAAATCAAGAAATAGGATATTACTAGTCCAGCAAAAGCCTCCTGAAGTTCTCTTCCAGTCATCAGCCACTGACCTTCACCCTACCACCAGGGATAACCACTTCTAGCATAGattattaatttgcttttgtGCTTTATATAAATAGAAGTGTGTGATATATACTCTTCGATGCCTGGCCTCTTTTGCTCAAAATTACATTTGTGAGATTCTGGGATCTTGTAGCCTATGGTTGTAAGTCATTCATTCTCATTATTGTttagtattccattatgtaaaTATACCACCCTTTATTGATTCTAGTGAATAATGGGCACTTGATGAGCTTTCAGCTttgagtggttttttttgtttttttgtttttttttttttagaattccattatATTTCACTCATTCTGTCTCATTTTTTGCTTGTTCTACCTCTTTCAAAAATGTCTTAGTGTCTGTGGTAGGATTTATGATATACATCTTCAATTTATCACAAATTACCTTCATTGTACCACCTCATATATTATGTAGAAACTTTATAATAGTATATTTCCATTTCCTACCTCCTATCTTTGTGCTTTATTCACACATCTTACTTTAACAAGTAATATAAACCTTATAATATAttgagattttgttgttgtttttactttatcACTTTAAAGCATggttcagcaaactttttctgtaagaaactcgatagtaaatattttagagttgGCAGGTATATGGTTTTTCTTGCAGCTACTCACTTTTGCCACTAAcatgaaaacagccatagacagtacatataaatgaatggatggggttgtgttccaataaaatacACTTACCCTCATGTTATAGCTTGCTGACCCCTGCTTTAAACCGACAGCTATCTTTAAGagattaaaaactgtaaaaaatatatctttatatttctctatatccttgtgttcttcttcatttttcttatgtgGATCCAAATTTCTACTATCATACTTCTTCCCCCTGAATAACTTCCTTTAATAgcgcttttatttttaaaagattttatttatttattgagagaaagagtgtgtgaacagggtggaggcagagggagcaggagcgagaatcccaagcagactccccactgagtgtggagcccagtgtggggcttgatctgaggaccctgagatcatgacctgagctgaaatcaagagttgggccaCCCAGATATCCCCTTATATATCTTTTAGCACAGGTCTGACAGGAATAAATTCTCTCAGG encodes:
- the TRUB1 gene encoding pseudouridylate synthase TRUB1, producing MAATEAAVVSSSSLETDTALVPETAGTPAATAATSPATAAAAAAARTGPDARVSKAALATKLLSLSGVFAVHKPKGPTSAELLNRLKEKLLAEAGMPSPEWTKRKKQTLKIGHGGTLDSAARGVLVVGIGRGTKMLTGMLSGSKRYIAIGELGKATDTLDSTGKVTEEKPYDKITQEDIEGILQKFTGNIMQVPPLYSALKKDGQRLSTLMKRGEVVEAKPARPVTVYSLSLQKFQPPFFTLDVECGGGFYIRSLVSDIGKELSSCANVLELTRTKQGPFTLEEHALPEDKWTIDDIAQSLEHCSSLLPAELALKKSKPEESNEQVLSCEYITLSETKGEDDVIKTY